Proteins encoded together in one Sulfitobacter pontiacus window:
- a CDS encoding energy-coupling factor ABC transporter permease, whose protein sequence is MHIEPEVVTGAKLVLSYGTAAGAAAYTAKTAMDSVREKGVVPFAGGAAVATALTFVFFQVFPHFPVGVSEVHLILGSTLFLLFGVAPAAAGLALGLLAQGVFFAPIDLPQYTMNVTTLLVPLFMVSALAKRIIAPNTAYVDLTYVQALKLSTAFQAGVVGWVAFWAIYGQGFAASNIAAVASFGGAYMMVILIEPLVDLAVLAAAKTLRDFAGSALFTKRLTQTAAE, encoded by the coding sequence ACCGCTGCCGGTGCTGCGGCCTATACCGCGAAAACCGCAATGGACTCTGTCCGTGAAAAAGGCGTCGTGCCTTTTGCGGGCGGGGCCGCGGTGGCCACCGCGCTCACCTTTGTCTTTTTCCAGGTCTTCCCGCATTTCCCCGTGGGCGTGAGCGAAGTGCACCTGATCCTCGGGTCGACCCTGTTCTTGCTGTTCGGCGTGGCCCCTGCGGCTGCCGGTCTGGCGCTTGGTCTGCTGGCGCAGGGCGTGTTCTTTGCCCCCATCGACCTGCCGCAATACACGATGAACGTCACCACGCTGCTAGTGCCCTTGTTCATGGTCTCGGCGCTGGCCAAACGCATCATCGCGCCCAACACCGCCTATGTTGATCTGACCTATGTTCAAGCGCTCAAGCTGTCGACCGCGTTTCAGGCGGGCGTTGTGGGCTGGGTGGCGTTCTGGGCCATCTACGGTCAGGGCTTTGCCGCCAGCAACATCGCCGCTGTGGCCAGCTTTGGCGGGGCCTATATGATGGTCATCCTGATCGAGCCGCTGGTGGATCTGGCCGTGCTCGCCGCCGCGAAAACCCTGCGTGATTTCGCGGGCAGCGCGCTGTTCACCAAACGTCTAACACAGACTGCCGCTGAATAA
- the cobF gene encoding precorrin-6A synthase (deacetylating): MFTLSLIGIGSGNPKHLTLQAIDALNACDVILIPSKGAGKDDLAGLRHEICAQVLRSDGPDIHEFTLPKRDAANPDYHAGVHDWHDAIAQVWLAEMQRTLPKGGRVGFLVWGDPSLYDSTLRIAERLQKAVTLTVDVVPGITSLQVLTAGHAIPLNTIGNPVTITTGRQLRDHGWPLGVDTIAVMLDGTCAFEVLRQHSDIHIWWTAYAGMPNERRIAGPLDQVCDRIIATRAEARAAHGWIMDIYLLRR; encoded by the coding sequence ATGTTTACGCTTTCACTGATCGGCATCGGGTCCGGCAATCCCAAACACCTGACATTACAAGCCATCGACGCGCTGAATGCCTGCGATGTGATCCTGATTCCGTCCAAGGGCGCAGGCAAAGATGATCTGGCCGGCCTGCGGCACGAGATTTGCGCCCAGGTGCTGCGGTCGGACGGGCCTGATATTCACGAATTCACCCTGCCCAAACGCGACGCCGCCAACCCTGATTATCACGCGGGCGTCCACGATTGGCATGATGCCATTGCGCAGGTCTGGCTGGCCGAGATGCAGCGCACCCTGCCCAAAGGCGGCCGTGTCGGCTTTCTCGTCTGGGGGGATCCGTCGCTGTATGACAGCACCCTGCGCATTGCGGAGCGGTTGCAAAAGGCCGTCACACTCACCGTCGATGTCGTGCCGGGGATCACCTCTCTTCAGGTACTGACGGCGGGCCATGCGATCCCGCTGAACACCATCGGCAATCCCGTCACCATCACCACCGGTCGGCAGCTGCGCGATCATGGCTGGCCACTGGGTGTGGATACGATTGCCGTCATGCTGGACGGCACCTGCGCCTTCGAGGTGTTGCGGCAGCACAGCGACATACACATCTGGTGGACCGCCTATGCCGGCATGCCGAACGAGCGTCGCATCGCAGGCCCGCTGGATCAGGTCTGCGACCGCATCATCGCAACACGGGCAGAGGCCCGCGCCGCCCATGGCTGGATCATGGATATCTACCTGCTGCGCCGGTAG
- the cueR gene encoding Cu(I)-responsive transcriptional regulator, giving the protein MNIGDVSKSAGLPAKTIRYYEDIGLITPARDTNGYRSFSDSDVHKLTFLGRARALGFTIENCRDLLALWDDQDRASADVRAIAQQHLAQIESKIADLQDIRQTLTHLVHECAGDDRPDCPILQRLEKL; this is encoded by the coding sequence ATGAACATCGGTGACGTGTCGAAAAGCGCAGGTCTGCCTGCCAAGACCATCCGCTACTACGAAGACATCGGTCTGATCACGCCTGCGCGCGACACGAACGGGTATCGCAGCTTTTCCGACAGCGACGTGCACAAGCTGACGTTTCTGGGCCGTGCGCGGGCCTTGGGCTTCACGATCGAGAATTGCCGCGACCTGCTGGCGCTTTGGGATGATCAGGATCGCGCCAGCGCCGATGTCCGCGCCATCGCCCAGCAACATCTGGCGCAGATCGAAAGCAAGATCGCGGACCTGCAAGATATTCGTCAGACCTTGACCCATCTGGTGCATGAATGCGCTGGCGATGACCGCCCCGATTGCCCGATCTTGCAACGGCTCGAAAAGCTGTAG
- a CDS encoding heavy metal translocating P-type ATPase, producing the protein MGDVVAINFGIGGMNCASCVGRVETALGRVEGVQDARVNLASETASLQVASGFDPKDAVAALATAGYPATLQTRRYAIENMSCASCVGRVERALAAVPGVVDVSVNLAREEAVVQSLSAEPDAAIVQAAQAAGYPATPVTDTASSLAPDRKVEEAAHLKRMTLLAAALTLPVFVLEMGGHMIPAFHHWVMSTLGQQLSWSIQFVLTTIVLAWPGRRFFVTGVPALLKRTPDMNSLVFLGATAAWGFSTVALFLPQLLPAGAQAVYFEAAAMIVTLILLGRTLEARAKGQTGQAIRKLVGLRPKTARVERDGNVSEVAIDAITVGDLIHARPGEKIAVDGTVTRGSSYVDESMITGEPVPVEKLPDMRVVGGTVNGTGALVYCATHVGADTTLSQIVRMVEDAQGAKLPVQDMVNRITMWFVPVVMAIAAATFLVWLAFGPQPSLGHALVASVAVLIIACPCAMGLATPTSIMVGTGRGAEMGVLFRKGDALQVLAEVDTIALDKTGTLTAGRPEVTDLDVFNGWSQADALRLVASVEAQSEHPIASAILRHAETKGLSLAAVTSFASQTGHGVRAEVEGRRVLVGADRFMQAEGVSLGAAEGRSAAWGAEGKTPLFAAVDGALVAMIGVADPIKETTPQALEALHEAGLKIAMITGDNKATAQAIADRLGIDTVVAEVLPDGKVAALEDLQQAGHKVAFVGDGINDAPALAGVDVGIAIGTGTDVAIEAADVVLMSGDLQGVVNALHISQHTMRNIRQNLFWAFGYNALLIPVAAGVLYPLFGVLLSPVLAAAAMALSSVFVLFNALRLRWIAAAATA; encoded by the coding sequence ATGGGCGATGTAGTTGCGATAAATTTTGGCATTGGCGGTATGAATTGCGCCTCTTGCGTGGGGCGGGTCGAGACCGCGCTTGGGCGCGTGGAGGGTGTGCAGGACGCCCGCGTGAACCTCGCCTCGGAAACCGCGTCGCTGCAGGTGGCATCGGGTTTCGACCCCAAGGACGCCGTCGCCGCACTTGCGACCGCAGGCTACCCCGCCACCTTGCAAACGCGGCGCTATGCCATTGAAAACATGTCCTGTGCATCCTGCGTCGGGCGGGTCGAACGCGCCTTGGCGGCCGTGCCGGGTGTGGTCGATGTCAGCGTCAACCTCGCCCGGGAAGAGGCCGTGGTGCAGTCGCTTAGCGCAGAGCCGGATGCCGCCATTGTGCAGGCTGCGCAAGCCGCGGGCTACCCCGCCACCCCCGTGACGGACACCGCATCTTCCCTCGCGCCGGACCGCAAGGTTGAAGAAGCCGCGCATCTTAAACGTATGACGCTGCTGGCCGCGGCGCTGACCCTGCCGGTGTTTGTGCTCGAGATGGGCGGCCATATGATCCCCGCGTTCCACCATTGGGTCATGTCGACGCTGGGGCAGCAGCTGAGCTGGTCGATCCAGTTCGTACTGACCACCATCGTTCTGGCATGGCCCGGGCGGCGCTTTTTTGTCACCGGCGTGCCAGCGCTGTTGAAACGCACGCCTGACATGAACTCTCTGGTGTTTCTGGGGGCCACGGCGGCATGGGGCTTTTCCACCGTGGCGCTGTTCTTGCCACAGTTGCTGCCCGCCGGTGCGCAAGCGGTCTATTTCGAAGCCGCCGCGATGATCGTCACGCTGATCCTGCTGGGGCGCACGCTAGAGGCGCGGGCCAAGGGCCAAACCGGACAAGCGATCCGCAAGCTGGTCGGGCTGCGCCCCAAAACCGCGCGGGTAGAGCGAGACGGCAACGTGTCAGAGGTTGCGATCGACGCGATCACCGTCGGCGATCTGATCCATGCGCGCCCCGGTGAAAAGATCGCCGTAGACGGGACCGTGACACGTGGCAGTTCCTATGTCGATGAAAGCATGATCACCGGCGAACCCGTGCCCGTCGAAAAGCTGCCCGACATGCGTGTGGTCGGAGGGACGGTGAATGGCACCGGCGCGCTGGTCTACTGCGCGACCCATGTGGGCGCGGACACGACCCTGTCGCAGATCGTGCGCATGGTCGAGGACGCCCAAGGTGCCAAGCTGCCGGTGCAGGATATGGTCAACCGCATCACCATGTGGTTCGTGCCCGTCGTCATGGCGATTGCCGCGGCCACCTTCCTTGTCTGGCTGGCTTTCGGGCCGCAGCCGTCCTTGGGGCACGCTCTGGTGGCAAGCGTCGCGGTGCTGATCATCGCCTGCCCCTGTGCGATGGGGCTGGCCACGCCGACCTCTATCATGGTGGGCACAGGGCGAGGGGCCGAGATGGGCGTACTGTTCCGCAAGGGGGACGCGCTGCAGGTCTTGGCCGAGGTCGATACCATCGCGCTTGATAAAACCGGCACGCTTACCGCTGGTCGGCCCGAGGTGACGGATCTGGATGTCTTCAACGGCTGGTCGCAGGCCGATGCGTTGCGGCTCGTCGCGTCGGTCGAGGCGCAGTCAGAGCACCCGATTGCCAGCGCCATCCTGCGCCATGCCGAAACAAAGGGGCTGTCGCTGGCAGCGGTGACCTCTTTTGCCTCGCAAACCGGCCACGGCGTACGCGCCGAGGTCGAGGGGCGTCGCGTGCTTGTCGGGGCGGACCGTTTCATGCAGGCCGAAGGGGTCTCTCTCGGCGCGGCAGAGGGGCGGTCGGCAGCATGGGGGGCAGAGGGCAAGACACCGCTTTTCGCCGCCGTGGATGGGGCGCTTGTCGCGATGATCGGCGTCGCCGACCCGATCAAGGAAACGACGCCCCAGGCGCTGGAGGCACTGCACGAAGCGGGGCTGAAAATCGCAATGATCACCGGTGACAACAAGGCGACGGCGCAGGCGATTGCCGACCGTTTGGGGATCGATACCGTGGTCGCCGAAGTGCTGCCCGATGGCAAGGTCGCCGCGCTGGAGGACCTGCAACAGGCGGGCCACAAGGTCGCCTTTGTCGGGGACGGGATCAATGATGCGCCCGCGCTGGCGGGGGTCGACGTGGGTATCGCCATCGGTACCGGGACGGATGTCGCTATCGAAGCGGCCGACGTGGTGCTGATGTCGGGCGATCTGCAAGGGGTGGTGAACGCCCTGCACATCAGCCAGCACACCATGCGCAATATCCGCCAGAACCTCTTTTGGGCCTTTGGCTATAACGCGCTGCTGATCCCCGTTGCAGCCGGTGTGCTCTATCCGCTGTTCGGCGTGCTGCTGTCGCCCGTGCTTGCCGCCGCCGCCATGGCATTGTCGAGCGTCTTTGTCCTGTTCAACGCCCTGCGCCTGCGGTGGATCGCCGCCGCAGCAACCGCCTAA
- a CDS encoding NodZ family protein, whose amino-acid sequence MIKGKGGLGNRILSAISGLVYADLSGRKPVIDWRDGSYAPLGENAYPLLFQSPIGGEAIGGATMDDGADVCPPIWAGNLNRQPQDMIDAYMPRSHSNPWGYRRLCVDLKRLDQSQAVAVYWSYLPKLGRMRQHLRRDARFAKRGEREVFANYLGRYFTPNARVRHALSHMRPTAKLPSIGVHIRFTDRKIPLGPVLKTLEQLKARHPTATIFLATDNAEIENRLKRAFDKVITHPKRLGPAGARLHGPDTTCNPLQEAENALIDMWQLSRCDHLIYSRRSTFSVTSGYLGRFAPARIHDVERYSPTLWAKELLQRYA is encoded by the coding sequence GTGATCAAGGGAAAAGGCGGATTGGGCAACCGCATCCTGTCTGCGATCTCGGGTCTGGTTTACGCTGATCTCTCCGGCCGCAAGCCCGTGATCGACTGGCGCGACGGCAGCTATGCGCCGCTTGGTGAAAACGCTTATCCGCTGCTATTCCAGTCTCCGATCGGGGGCGAAGCGATTGGGGGTGCCACAATGGATGACGGGGCCGATGTTTGCCCCCCGATCTGGGCTGGCAATCTGAACCGCCAGCCTCAAGACATGATCGACGCCTATATGCCGCGGTCACACTCAAACCCCTGGGGCTATCGGCGGCTTTGCGTGGACCTCAAGCGGCTGGACCAGTCTCAGGCGGTGGCGGTCTATTGGTCTTACCTGCCAAAGCTGGGCCGCATGCGGCAGCATCTGCGCCGGGATGCACGCTTTGCCAAACGGGGGGAGCGCGAGGTTTTCGCCAATTATCTTGGCCGCTATTTTACCCCCAACGCACGGGTCCGCCATGCGCTATCGCACATGCGCCCCACGGCAAAACTGCCCAGCATCGGGGTTCATATCAGGTTCACCGATCGAAAAATCCCGCTTGGCCCAGTGCTAAAGACCCTGGAGCAGCTAAAGGCCCGCCATCCGACCGCGACCATCTTTCTTGCGACGGACAATGCCGAGATCGAGAATCGTTTGAAGCGTGCGTTCGACAAGGTCATAACCCATCCCAAACGGCTAGGCCCTGCCGGCGCGCGTTTGCATGGGCCGGATACAACATGCAACCCGCTGCAAGAGGCGGAAAATGCCCTGATCGACATGTGGCAATTGTCGCGTTGTGATCACCTGATCTATTCCCGCCGCTCGACCTTCTCTGTCACCTCTGGCTACTTGGGGCGTTTTGCCCCTGCGCGTATCCACGATGTCGAACGGTATTCTCCGACGCTTTGGGCGAAGGAACTGTTGCAACGCTATGCTTGA
- a CDS encoding glycosyltransferase family 2 protein, with product MLKLATVDRGPALSVVIVSYNTRELTLRAIETLYEHTQLTQFECIVWDNASSDGSADAIAAAFPQVRLVRSAQNLGFARANNLAAQQCCSDYLLLLNPDTELHTDAVDQLVAFARENPQAGIWGGRTIFADGSLNIASCWARPTVASLLFKAIGLTTAFPRSAVINPEAYGRWPRDSVRPVDIVVGCFLLIDRSLWHQLGGFSEKYFMYGEDADLCLRAIHLGHQPLITPKAQIVHHVGASTTVTEAKAIAVMTSRASLVRDHWPAWQQGAGVFLMWLWSALRYLATRPFVASRKAQRRARAAHWAAVWAARKTWLRGYDQA from the coding sequence GTGCTGAAGCTGGCGACGGTTGATCGCGGGCCTGCCCTCAGTGTCGTGATCGTCAGTTACAACACGCGGGAATTGACGCTTAGGGCGATAGAAACGCTGTATGAACACACGCAGTTGACTCAATTTGAGTGTATTGTTTGGGATAACGCCTCCTCTGACGGTTCGGCAGATGCGATAGCTGCGGCGTTTCCGCAGGTCCGTCTGGTCCGCTCGGCACAGAATCTGGGCTTTGCGCGCGCGAATAATCTTGCCGCGCAGCAGTGTTGTTCCGACTATTTACTGTTGCTGAACCCTGATACCGAACTTCATACAGATGCGGTCGATCAACTCGTCGCCTTTGCGCGCGAAAATCCGCAGGCGGGGATATGGGGTGGGCGCACCATTTTTGCTGATGGGTCGCTTAACATCGCGTCTTGTTGGGCGCGGCCCACCGTGGCCAGCCTGTTGTTCAAAGCGATCGGGCTCACCACAGCTTTCCCGCGCAGCGCGGTGATTAACCCTGAAGCCTACGGGCGCTGGCCGCGGGATTCTGTGCGCCCTGTCGATATCGTTGTGGGGTGTTTTCTGTTGATCGACCGTTCCTTGTGGCATCAACTGGGCGGCTTTTCGGAGAAATATTTCATGTATGGCGAGGATGCCGATCTTTGCCTGCGCGCGATTCACTTGGGGCATCAGCCACTGATCACGCCGAAGGCGCAGATCGTGCATCATGTCGGGGCCTCGACCACGGTGACAGAGGCAAAGGCGATCGCGGTGATGACGTCGCGTGCTTCATTGGTCCGCGATCACTGGCCGGCGTGGCAACAGGGGGCGGGGGTCTTTCTGATGTGGCTTTGGTCGGCGCTTCGGTATTTGGCCACGCGGCCGTTCGTGGCTTCGCGCAAGGCGCAAAGACGGGCGCGGGCGGCGCATTGGGCGGCGGTCTGGGCCGCCCGCAAGACATGGTTGCGGGGGTATGATCAAGCATAG
- a CDS encoding sugar transferase, with amino-acid sequence MHHTNVFKRQAYPRVDTLQRSDLHRELYRLYGKRCFDIVFCILSAPIVVLVICLLACLVAATGQSPFFTQERVGKDGRVFKMWKLRTMHPHDPHSLRDYLAQNPKARDEWRQNQKLRHDPRVTTVGRFLRCTSLDELPQFVNVLRGEMSLVGPRPMLVSQRGLYQGDHYERMRPGISGNWQVSSRNRARFSERADFDTQYFSTLSLSEDLRILKATVGVVLRATGC; translated from the coding sequence GTGCATCATACAAATGTCTTTAAACGCCAAGCCTATCCACGCGTGGACACCCTGCAGCGGAGCGATCTGCATCGGGAGCTTTATCGTCTATATGGCAAGCGCTGTTTTGACATCGTCTTTTGCATTTTATCTGCACCGATCGTGGTTCTCGTGATCTGCCTTCTTGCCTGTCTTGTGGCAGCAACTGGGCAGTCTCCGTTCTTCACCCAGGAACGCGTCGGTAAAGATGGGCGGGTCTTCAAGATGTGGAAGCTGCGAACAATGCATCCCCACGATCCACACTCGCTAAGAGACTATTTAGCACAAAATCCAAAGGCCAGGGATGAATGGCGACAAAACCAGAAGCTGCGTCACGATCCCCGTGTCACAACGGTGGGCCGGTTCTTGCGCTGCACGTCACTGGATGAACTACCCCAGTTCGTTAACGTGCTGAGAGGAGAGATGAGCCTCGTCGGGCCCCGACCCATGTTGGTGTCTCAAAGGGGGCTTTATCAGGGTGACCACTACGAAAGAATGCGGCCGGGGATCAGTGGGAACTGGCAGGTCTCATCCCGGAACAGAGCAAGGTTTTCAGAGCGCGCAGATTTCGACACGCAATACTTCAGCACCCTGTCACTGTCCGAGGATCTGCGAATACTAAAGGCAACCGTGGGTGTCGTGTTGCGGGCGACGGGGTGCTGA
- a CDS encoding glycosyltransferase family 4 protein produces MQKPGNWLNRAVMFPIGDNLGRRRFGINFMFTRGCQNGRQSDSDVEGPMPEPPVRHILIVVENLPVPLDRRVWLEATTLVRAGYQVSIISPTGQGWVAPFERREGVDIYRYPAVPETGGGAVSYAREYASAIWHWFRLARRIWRQNPFQAIHGCNPPDLICLLAMWYRRKGVSYVFDQHDVCPELFVAKFNKQGVGYHVMRKCELLSYRAAFVVISPNESFREIAMTRGGKCHDDIFVVRSAPNLTDFTPGPGSQRYRREGKTLLGYVGVIGQQEGMDLLLFAAHHLVTSGTRDIHFLIIGFGPSLPDMKRQVDDLGLTGYFTFTGALYGRALVDALNTIDMGLAPDPCNAMNDISSMNKVVEYMALGKPVVQFDLTEGRRTAETASLYAASNDPIRFADCIKQLIDDPSLRAAMGKAGRERVVNALAWSSSEPHLLAAYTRLGDKRLR; encoded by the coding sequence ATGCAAAAACCGGGTAATTGGCTGAACCGAGCGGTGATGTTTCCTATTGGAGACAACTTAGGGCGACGGCGCTTCGGAATTAACTTCATGTTCACCCGTGGCTGCCAAAACGGACGCCAATCTGATTCTGATGTTGAAGGACCTATGCCCGAACCGCCCGTGCGTCATATCTTGATCGTGGTTGAAAACCTACCAGTGCCGCTCGATCGCCGGGTCTGGCTGGAAGCGACGACGTTGGTCCGCGCAGGCTACCAAGTCTCTATCATTTCGCCCACGGGTCAGGGATGGGTTGCGCCATTTGAACGGCGCGAAGGCGTGGATATTTACCGGTACCCCGCTGTTCCTGAAACCGGAGGCGGCGCGGTTTCATATGCTAGGGAATATGCTAGCGCAATCTGGCATTGGTTTCGGCTTGCGCGGCGTATTTGGCGGCAAAATCCTTTTCAGGCGATCCACGGGTGCAATCCACCTGATCTGATCTGCCTTCTTGCCATGTGGTACCGACGCAAGGGTGTTTCTTATGTGTTTGACCAGCACGATGTCTGCCCAGAACTTTTTGTCGCCAAGTTTAACAAACAAGGCGTAGGTTACCACGTCATGCGAAAGTGTGAATTGCTCAGCTACCGTGCTGCATTCGTGGTGATATCCCCGAATGAAAGCTTTCGCGAAATCGCGATGACACGGGGGGGCAAATGCCACGACGACATATTCGTTGTGCGCTCCGCTCCGAACCTGACAGATTTTACGCCTGGGCCAGGGTCGCAGAGATACCGGCGCGAGGGAAAGACGCTTCTTGGGTATGTCGGCGTGATCGGACAGCAGGAGGGAATGGATCTGTTGCTTTTCGCGGCGCATCACCTTGTGACCTCGGGCACGCGCGATATCCACTTTTTGATTATTGGCTTCGGCCCCTCATTGCCCGACATGAAACGCCAGGTCGATGACCTTGGGTTGACGGGTTACTTTACGTTCACCGGCGCACTTTATGGCCGCGCTTTGGTGGACGCCTTGAACACGATAGATATGGGGCTTGCCCCAGATCCCTGCAATGCGATGAACGACATATCATCAATGAACAAGGTGGTTGAATACATGGCGCTGGGCAAACCTGTCGTTCAGTTCGACCTGACCGAAGGTCGGCGCACCGCCGAAACGGCCTCCCTCTACGCGGCTTCAAATGATCCGATTCGATTTGCCGATTGCATTAAACAGCTCATCGACGACCCGTCATTAAGAGCGGCGATGGGGAAGGCCGGGCGCGAGAGGGTCGTGAATGCGCTGGCATGGTCTTCGTCCGAACCGCATCTCTTGGCGGCATATACGCGACTTGGCGACAAGCGCCTGCGCTGA
- a CDS encoding phosphoserine transaminase, translated as MAITTPTSRPTNPRFSSGPCAKPPAYDLTKLASAPLGRSHRAAPGKAKLLEAIETTREILGVPADYKIGIVPASDTGAYEMAMWSLLGERPAEMVAWESFGAGWVTDAVKQLKIEHTVHTADYGQIVDMSALNYDNDVCFTWNGTTSGVRVPTGDVIPADRKGLTLCDATSAAFAMDLPWDKLDVTTFSWQKVLGGEAAHGMLILSPRAVERLENYTPAWPLPKIFRLTKGGKLIDGIFKGETINTPSMLCVEDYLLALDWAKSVGGLQGLIARADANTAAITDFVDTHDWIEFLAVDPATRSNTSVCLKFNDDRIADGAAFAKAVAKRLADEDVALDIGAYRDAPAGLRIWCGGTVETSDIQAMLPWLEWAFEAEINA; from the coding sequence ATGGCTATTACGACACCGACCTCGCGGCCCACGAATCCGCGTTTTTCCTCTGGCCCGTGCGCCAAACCCCCCGCTTATGACCTGACCAAGCTTGCGAGCGCGCCTTTGGGGCGTAGCCACCGCGCGGCACCGGGCAAAGCGAAATTGCTTGAAGCAATTGAAACCACCCGCGAAATTCTGGGCGTGCCTGCCGACTATAAGATCGGCATCGTTCCGGCGTCTGACACTGGCGCTTATGAAATGGCGATGTGGTCGTTGCTGGGCGAACGCCCTGCGGAAATGGTCGCATGGGAATCCTTCGGCGCAGGCTGGGTGACCGACGCCGTGAAACAGCTCAAGATCGAGCACACGGTACATACCGCGGATTATGGTCAAATTGTCGACATGTCGGCGTTGAACTACGACAACGACGTGTGCTTCACTTGGAACGGGACAACCTCTGGCGTGCGCGTCCCAACGGGCGATGTTATCCCTGCCGACCGCAAGGGGCTGACACTATGCGATGCGACATCGGCTGCTTTTGCGATGGATCTGCCGTGGGACAAACTGGATGTGACGACATTCAGCTGGCAGAAAGTTCTGGGCGGCGAAGCAGCACACGGCATGCTGATCCTCAGCCCTCGTGCCGTCGAGCGGCTTGAAAACTATACGCCTGCTTGGCCCCTGCCCAAGATCTTCCGCCTGACCAAAGGTGGCAAGCTGATCGACGGGATTTTCAAGGGCGAGACGATCAACACGCCTTCGATGCTTTGCGTTGAAGATTACCTGCTGGCGCTTGATTGGGCGAAATCCGTCGGCGGCCTGCAAGGTCTGATCGCGCGCGCCGATGCGAATACGGCAGCGATCACGGATTTTGTGGACACGCATGACTGGATCGAATTCCTCGCGGTTGATCCGGCGACACGGTCGAACACATCGGTCTGCCTGAAATTCAATGACGACCGGATCGCAGACGGCGCAGCCTTCGCAAAAGCTGTCGCGAAACGTCTCGCGGACGAGGATGTCGCATTGGACATCGGTGCCTACCGCGATGCCCCTGCCGGTCTGCGGATCTGGTGCGGCGGCACCGTCGAAACCTCTGACATCCAGGCCATGCTGCCTTGGTTGGAATGGGCTTTCGAAGCCGAGATCAACGCTTAA